CGTCAATGCGGCCCTCGGTCAGCTTGGACAATTCTTCGCCAAACTTCAGGGCGGCCTTGTTCCAGGCATTCTGTTCGTTGGCCAGGTGCCCCAGTTTCAGGGTCATTTCGGCAGCATTTGCACTGTGCATCATAAACAGCGCAGTTGCCCCGGCCATAAGCATGGTTTTTGTTTTCTTGAACGTAAGCATCATTTTTCCTCCCATAATGTGGTGATGCCTCAGGGTGACGAAACCGGTTCGGAATCGTCGAATAGTTCGGAACGTGATTTGGCAATATCTGGCAGCGTCAGCAGGATCTCTCGGGTGTGGCGGCGCATGGCGGCACCGGCCTTTTGCGGGTCGCCTGCTTCGATGGCGGCCAGGATCGCTTCGTGCTGGGCGACAATATCTTCCATCGAAAACTGGAAATAACTCAGGAAGCGCACCCGGTCGAGCTGGGCACGCACATCTTCAACCACTTTCCAGGCATATGTTTTTCCTGCAGATTCCGCGAGGCAGCGATGAAAATCATGATCGAGGGCAAGGAAAGATTTGGCATCGCCTTGCATGGCGGCGCGCTGGGCTGAAATCAGGTCGCGCAGACGGTCAATCGCGCCATCAGACGGGTTGCTGGCGACATAACTGGCAATGTCGGCTTCGATGGCTTCGCGCACAAAGCGCGCATCAAGGACCGATGAAATGGAAATTTTGCGAACATAGGTGCCGCGCTGCGGGCGGATTTCAAGCAAACCTTCGTCGGCCAGTTTGATAAAGG
The DNA window shown above is from Thalassospira sp. TSL5-1 and carries:
- a CDS encoding GntR family transcriptional regulator, with product MTDPGEYNWSVSTDQAVGPQIHRIIRERIVCADLLPGVRISEAELARSYDVSRQPVREAFIKLADEGLLEIRPQRGTYVRKISISSVLDARFVREAIEADIASYVASNPSDGAIDRLRDLISAQRAAMQGDAKSFLALDHDFHRCLAESAGKTYAWKVVEDVRAQLDRVRFLSYFQFSMEDIVAQHEAILAAIEAGDPQKAGAAMRRHTREILLTLPDIAKSRSELFDDSEPVSSP